A stretch of the Archangium violaceum genome encodes the following:
- a CDS encoding MotA/TolQ/ExbB proton channel family protein, whose product MNTGFLTNLTILANAGGPERGFFEEVAKRWEAGQWGMYPIAVCLVFALAIMIERGIVLFGKAAINKDAFLRGLKKHIYAGDLDKAINYVAGQKQTPLTQVIKAGLMNVPKGEEEVQAALDEASLRETPKIEARTGYLAMLGNAAMLAGLLGTVSGLIACFEAVANVNPADKATILANGISEAMNCTGFGLLTAIPAVVAFSILSGRATSIVNDINETSVAVLNLIVNNRDKFKNATVSAAAGRHDEE is encoded by the coding sequence ATGAACACGGGGTTTTTGACGAATCTGACCATCCTCGCCAACGCCGGAGGCCCCGAGCGCGGCTTCTTCGAGGAAGTCGCCAAGCGCTGGGAGGCGGGTCAGTGGGGTATGTACCCCATCGCCGTCTGCCTGGTGTTTGCGCTGGCCATCATGATCGAGCGCGGTATCGTTCTGTTCGGCAAGGCGGCCATCAACAAGGACGCGTTCCTGCGCGGCCTGAAGAAGCACATCTACGCCGGTGACCTGGACAAGGCCATCAACTACGTGGCCGGCCAGAAGCAGACGCCGCTCACTCAGGTCATCAAGGCCGGCCTGATGAACGTTCCCAAGGGCGAGGAAGAGGTCCAGGCCGCGCTCGACGAGGCCAGCCTGCGTGAGACGCCGAAGATCGAGGCCCGCACCGGTTACCTCGCCATGCTCGGCAACGCGGCGATGCTCGCCGGTCTGCTCGGTACGGTGTCCGGTCTGATCGCCTGCTTCGAGGCCGTGGCCAACGTGAACCCGGCCGACAAGGCGACCATTCTCGCCAACGGTATTTCCGAAGCCATGAACTGCACCGGCTTCGGTCTGCTCACGGCCATTCCCGCCGTCGTGGCCTTCTCCATCCTCTCGGGCCGCGCCACCTCCATCGTCAACGACATCAACGAGACGAGCGTCGCCGTCCTCAACCTGATCGTCAACAACCGCGACA